A window of Candidatus Peribacteraceae bacterium genomic DNA:
TCTTCCTGCTCCTCATCCTGTGCGGAGCGCTGAGCGCAGGTGGCGGAACGCTGGCCTCCCACAAAATGCAGCGGACACTGGGGAAAGGGTTGGTGGAGGTGCTCACCCGGGGCGGTTCCCTGCCTCTCCTCCCACTCATCGAGCAGTGGGCGGGATCCGGTTCCTTCTTCCATGAACCGGACGAAGAAACGCTGCCCGGCGCCGGAGAGGGGGGAGCGAAGGAGGTGATTGACCTTGCGGCACTCCCCGGTATCAGCGTTGCGGATTACGAGGAGATGCTCGCGATGCCCGCCCGGCCGTTCACGGACGGGTTGCGGGGGCAGGCGGGGCCGTTTGCCCTGCAATTGAGGGGACTCCTGTGGGGAACCACGGCGCAGCATGAGCTCACGGTGCGCATGGCGTCCTTCCTCCCGCCGGCGGTCCGCCGTTTGGGGCAGGTCTTGGTATCGCTCACGAGCGTCAAGGACACGGGTGGCCAGGAGATGGCGGATACGCAGAGCTTCCCGGATGAAATGTTCAATGATGTGGAGGCGTGGGGGGAACACGGCGGCGCTTTTGAAGGGACGTACGACAACGTCCGTCTTCTCCGGAGGGTGAAGGATGCGGAGATCGGAGCCATCGAAGGGAAGGTGGTGGTCCGGCTGCCGGTGGGCATGAGGGTCGCGTCGTTCGAAGCGGGGGAAACGGGGGTGACGCGCACGTTGGGGGACGTGGAAGTGACGTTCCGGGAGGTTACGGAGGATGGACTGACTTTTGCACTCAAGGGCACCACGTACAGGAATGCCTTCATCCTGGGCCTCAACGGGGAAGGGGAGGTGGTGGAGATGGAGAGCTCCGCCATGAGCGGCGGGGAAGACGAGGGGACAATGCAGGTATCCTTCAAGGGTGAAACCAAAATGCTCCATGTGGTGGTGGCAAAGAGCATCCTCACGCGGGAACTGCCGTTCGTGATGGGGCGGTGAAACAAGGCGCGGCATCCGTCCCTTTCCGTTTGGCGGGGGGCGCCGTACAATGAAGGGTGCTTCCCCCTGTCCCCATGGCCCAGACCCGTTCACGCGCGCTGCTCTGGATCCTCCTGACCATTCTCTTTTTCCTGGCTATCCTGTTTGGTAAGAGAGCGTTCTTCTCCGCGCAGTTGCTCCTGCAGCGGACCGACCTCTCCATCTCGCAACAGGGTCCGCTGGAGGTGTCGCGGGGAGGGACGGCGGTCTACACCCTTTCCGTTCGCAATGCCGGCCCGGATGCCGCAGCGAACGTGGTGGTGAGCGACGTCATGCCGCCCGGGCTGCGCTTCGAAGCCTCCGCTTCCCACC
This region includes:
- a CDS encoding RDD family protein, translating into MLHTVLIHQTPPSAQTAAQKVPAAALPVHPAPPPRDGEYELEYAGFWIRTGAYLIDLLFLSLVMGIFTVALFLGSFSPSFEQTLAYVTALCAVTPLYFIIMEGSPLQGTVGKRVSGLRVTNAQGARISIFRSILRTLAKSLSGFFLGIGYLMVGTTERKQGLHDKIADCYVLSYRKSRFWGGFFLLLILCGALSAGGGTLASHKMQRTLGKGLVEVLTRGGSLPLLPLIEQWAGSGSFFHEPDEETLPGAGEGGAKEVIDLAALPGISVADYEEMLAMPARPFTDGLRGQAGPFALQLRGLLWGTTAQHELTVRMASFLPPAVRRLGQVLVSLTSVKDTGGQEMADTQSFPDEMFNDVEAWGEHGGAFEGTYDNVRLLRRVKDAEIGAIEGKVVVRLPVGMRVASFEAGETGVTRTLGDVEVTFREVTEDGLTFALKGTTYRNAFILGLNGEGEVVEMESSAMSGGEDEGTMQVSFKGETKMLHVVVAKSILTRELPFVMGR
- a CDS encoding DUF11 domain-containing protein, with the protein product MAQTRSRALLWILLTILFFLAILFGKRAFFSAQLLLQRTDLSISQQGPLEVSRGGTAVYTLSVRNAGPDAAANVVVSDVMPPGLRFEASASHPTCAVFDGIVFCGGWPQTQGFTLEKDEQREFPVAFTVPAAAGCRITLMNNVLVQSTGQRDAYEGDNRSMSTTTVVCDGR